In a single window of the Ooceraea biroi isolate clonal line C1 chromosome 8, Obir_v5.4, whole genome shotgun sequence genome:
- the LOC105275674 gene encoding 39S ribosomal protein L3, mitochondrial, protein MTSLLNRFPFFHKFLKQSVDMISVPKRDIIRPRLRHPQWLPRPERSRYPETITESNKQFLDEVVKDKLHFSKTSPLKIDTIEPVAEWRRGMKRTGLIAKKIGIYPLWLKNGKKVLATLLQIVDNEVVKYIPPHKFYPQIGAAKPLVQIKRRLGCLIVGAENINPQLITKEYSGIFNVTGVTPKRILRRFMISPQAALQPGTPLCAAHFRPGEVVDIRGKTVDRGFQGVMKRWGFKGMPASHGVTKTHRRPGNIGSGGTKARVMPGTKMPGHMGNRWRVLRGVKILRINTKYNVLWVMANNVPGETNNYCYIFDTILPLRRLKTAPSFPTYLPTIDEQPLPEELYSEDVHSFTDPTIEFKEES, encoded by the exons ATGACATCGCTTCTAAATAGGTTTCCATTTTTTCACAAATTCTTAAAACAAag tgTCGATATGATTTCTGTCCCGAAGCGGGATATAATACGACCCAGACTGCGTCATCCACAGTGGCTTCCAAGACCAGAGCGCAGT cGATACCCTGAAACCATAACGGAATCTAATAAGCAGTTTCTTGACGAAGTGGTGAAAGAcaaattgcatttttctaaGACCTCCCCTTTAAAAATAGACACGATCGAACCGGTCGCAGAGTGGAGACGAGGAATGAAGCGTACAGGTTTAATCGCCAAAAAAATAGGAATCTATCCGTTATGGCTGAAAAATGGGAAGAAAGTTCTCGCAACATTGCTCCAG ATTGTCGACAACGAAGTAGTAAAGTACATACCACCACATAAATTTTACCCTCAAATTGGTGCTGCTAAACCATTGGTGCAAATCAAAAGGAGATTGGGATGCCTTATAGTAGGAGCGGAAAATATCAATCCACAATTG ATTACCAAAGAGTACAGCGGTATCTTCAACGTCACTGGCGTTACACCGAAACGCATACTGAGAAGATTCATGATATCTCCTCAGGCAGCGTTACAGCCAGGAACTCCCTTGTGCGCCGCACATTTTAGGCCGGGAGAGGTCGTCGACATCCGTGGAAaaac GGTAGACCGTGGCTTCCAAGGGGTCATGAAACGATGGGGCTTCAAGGGGATGCCTGCCTCTCACGGAGTGACCAAGACCCACAGGAGGCCTGGAAATATCGGTTCGGGTGGTACGAAAGCTCGAGTCATGCCCGGCACCAAGATGCCTGGACACATGGGTAACAGGTGGCGAGTGCTTAGAGGTGTCAAG atTCTACGGATAAACACGAAGTACAATGTACTTTGGGTCATGGCGAATAATGTACCTGGCGAGACCAACAATTACTGTTACATCTTCGATACGATACTTCCGTTGAGAAGATTGAAAACAGCACCGAGTTTCCCGACGTACTTGCCGACCATCGACGAGCAACCGCTTCCGGAAGAGCTGTATTCAGAAGACGTGCACTCATTCACGGATCCCACGATAGAATTCAAAGAAGAATcctaa
- the LOC105275673 gene encoding dnaJ homolog shv codes for MAGLKLNWVLFVNLTTYIVLSIAGRDFYNILGLSRSASTHAIKKAYRQLAKELHPDKNKDDPDASQKFQDLGAAYEVLSDPEKREMYDRCGEECLKKDGMMNGNMDPFASFFGDFSFHFGGESHHQHETPKGSNVVIDLHVTLEELYSGNFIEITRNKAVIKAAKGTRKCNCRQELVTRNLGNGRFQMTQQAVCSECPNVKLVNEERTLEVEVEPGMVDGQETKFTAEGEPHLDGEPGDLILKICTIPHPVFERRGDDLYTNITISMQDALTGFTIDIKHLDGHKVAIQRDKITKHGARIRKKGEGMPNYENNNLHGTLYVTFDVAFPDTEFTDEQKEDIKKLLQQTSVNRVYNGIRGV; via the exons ATGGCAgggttaaaattaaattgggtactatttgttaatttaacaacATATATCGTATTGTCAATAGCCGG gagagatttttataatatattaggttTATCACGTAGTGCGAGCACACACGCAATAAAGAAGGCTTACAGGCAGTTAGCAAAAGAATTGCATCCAGACAAGAATAAAGATGACCCGGACGCTTCCCAAAAGTTTCAAGACCTAGGAGCGGCTTACGAGGTACTGTCGGATCCTgagaagagagaaatgtaCGACAGATGTGGAGAGGAGTGTTTGAAAAAAGATGGCATGATGAATGGTAACATGGACCCTTTTGCAAGTTTCTTCGGAGATTTCAGTTTCCACTTTGGTGGTGAATCTCATCATCAGCACGAGACTCCGAAAGGATCGAATGTAGTAATAGACTTACACGTTACTCTAGAAGAATTATATAGTGGAAATTTTATTGAG ATCACGAGAAATAAAGCAGTTATAAAGGCAGCGAAGGGTACAAGAAAGTGCAATTGCAGACAGGAATTAGTTACGCGCAACTTGGGAAACGGCAGATTCCAAATGACGCAGCAAGCGGTGTGCTCGGAGTGTCCGAATGTAAAGTTGGTAAATGAGGAACGTACGTTGGAGGTGGAGGTCGAACCGGGAATGGTGGACGGACAAGAAACCAAGTTCACTGCGGAGGGAGAGCCGCATCTTGACGGGGAGCCAGGGGATCTGATATTAAA AATATGTACGATACCACATCCTGTCTTCGAAAGAAGAGGCGATGACCTGTACACGAACATCACCATATCTATGCAAGACGCTCTAACAGGTTTCACAATAGACATAAAGCACTTAGACGGCCACAAAGTGGCCATTCAGAGGGACAAGATTACCAAACACGGCGCGCGTATCCGGAAAAAGGGGGAGGGGATGCCTAATTACGAGAACAACAATCTCCATGGCACTTTGTATGTTACCTTCGACGTCGCATTCCCTGATACAGAATTCACGGACGAGCAGAAAGAAG acatAAAGAAATTGCTACAGCAGACCTCCGTAAACCGAGTGTATAACGGTATACGAGGCGTTTAA
- the LOC105275677 gene encoding mitotic spindle assembly checkpoint protein MAD1: MGDQDPTSFINMIKDLRSGAQSYQRNVRESVRYSGTGYVLSKFDESNESVISPKRPRLDDSDTSTLNKTQPSTVPGSPWEWRRLKGEVISLKTRLTHQEAAVQQLHNVRRQMEEIFEKEKGLMQVQVEQDKQTIQQYEVRLDVARRTIQDAREAQATTEKEWSKTKSDLEKKITLLLDENAKLSETLRNAPTKEKSPPPPKDDELQEVQMKLEAAKTRAATLTERMKDHLKLQQDYELQNIDVQNMKMKIEKLESERALWEEGKLLASRAARANDLEKELNAARKTVVVLKESVREKLLLEEQMANMTKRLEQTEKIEQQVALLETKRSELTHRLQEYETIGIVGGPMAVKRELNRLQQAEVDLRAEEGQLRSRLDAALRESQSLSKNYENAKKLANDVTSSKEKLNKLVGRLQKKMMLVTRERDSYRQQLDMYEKEMTVDSNNAMTERIPALERVIDGYRDLVSKLEADLQATETDPQKNECTKLREEIEQLRGELEHRTLKGDFNCDSRVLHFTMNPAAIAEKQAEEKQAALLRELEELRAKITIGSYGATTSSLHAQEIAELKQTHEIKIARLKEAFKATSQEYRQACYQLLGWRVDRTKEGCYKLSSQYAESPDDFLFFHVTEEGVNLIETAFSANVGNLIEQYLQRQNSVPMFLNAVQSDLFNQQTVTNVIT; this comes from the exons ATGGGTGACCAGGATCCAACCAGCTTCattaatatgataaaagaTTTACGTTCCGGAGCACAATCTTACCAAAGAAACGTTAGGGAATCAGTACGATATTCAGGTACTGGCTATGTATTGTCGAAGTTTGATGAAAGTAATGAAAGCGTTATCTCACCGAAACGACCAAGACTAGATGACTCTGACACATCTACACTTAATAAAACCCAACCCAGCACTGTCCCAGGCAGTCCTTGGGAATGGCGGCGTTTGAAAGGAgag gtaatatcattaaaaaccAGACTGACGCATCAAGAGGCAGCTGTGCAACAACTGCATAACGTGCGCAGACAGATGGAGGAGATCTTTGAGAAAGAGAAGGGTCTCATGCAAGTTCAAGTGGAACAGGATAAGCAAACCATTCAACAGTACGAAGTTCGACTTGACGTTGCGCGGCGAACAATTCAGGATGCCAGAGAAGCACAGGCTACCACAGAGAAGGAATGGTCTAaa ACAAAATCTGACCTAGAGAAGAAGATAACGTTATTGTTAGACGAGAATGCTAAATTGTCGGAGACTTTGAGGAATGCTCCCACAAAGGAGAAATCCCCCCCTCCGCCTAAGGACGATGAGTTACAAGAAGTGCAAATGAAACTGGAAGCTGCGAAGACTAGAGCAGCAACGTTGACGGAGAGGATGAAGGATCATCTCAAGCTCCAACAAGATTATGAATTGCAGAACATCGatgtacaaaatatgaaaatgaagATCGAAAAACTCGAGTCGGAGAGAGCGTTGTGGGAGGAGGGCAAGCTTTTGGCAAGTAGAGCCGCGAGAGCGAACGACCTCGAGAAAGAGCTGAATGCAGCGAGGAAGACTGTTGTAGTGCTAAAAGAATCGGTCAGGGAGAAATTACTGCTGGAGGAGCAAATGGCCAACATGACGAAGAG ATTGGAGCAAACTGAGAAAATAGAGCAACAAGTGGCTCTGTTGGAGACGAAGCGATCCGAGCTGACGCATCGCTTGCAGGAATACGAGACGATTGGCATTGTCGGTGGCCCGATGGCGGTGAAGCGAGAGCTGAACAGACTCCAACAGGCCGAGGTAGATCTGAGAGCGGAGGAGGGCCAACTGAGGTCGCGATTGGACGCCGCTCTGCGGGAGTCGCAGAGCCTGTCGAAGAATTACGAGAACGCGAAGAAACTGGCTAACGACGTGACGTCGTCAAAGGAGAAACTGAACAAGCTCGTGGGCAGACTCCAGAAGAAGATGATGCTCGTTACCAGGGAGAGAGACAGCTACAGGCAGCAACTGGACATGTACGAGAAGGAAATGACGGTGGACAGCAATAACGCCATGACGGAGAGAATACCGGCACTGGAACGCGTCATCGATGGCTACAG AGATTTGGTCAGCAAACTGGAAGCGGATCTCCAAGCGACCGAGACTGACCCTCAGAAAAACGAGTGCACTAAATTGAGGGAAGAGATCGAGCAGTTGAGAGGCGAGTTGGAGCATCGCACGTTGAAAGGCGACTTCAACTGCGACTCCCGGGTGCTGCACTTCACGATGAATCCTGCGGCGATAGCGGAGAAGCAGGCCGAGGAGAAGCAAGCGGCTCTACTGCGAGAGCTGGAGGAGCTTCGAGCCAAGATAACGATTGGAAGTTACGGCGCGACCACATCGTCGTTACATGCACAag aaatagCGGAGCTGAAGCAAACGCACGAGATAAAAATAGCGCGCTTGAAAGAGGCGTTCAAGGCAACGTCGCAAGAGTACCGCCAAGCATGTTACCAGTTGCTTGGCTGGAGGGTGGATCGAACGAAAGAGGGCTGCTACAAGCTGTCAAGTCAATACGCAGAATCACCGGACGACTTCCTCTTCTTCCATGTGACAGAGGAGGGCGTAAATCTGATCGAGACCGCCTTCTCCGCGAACGTGGGCAATCTGATTGAACAATATTTGCAAAGACAGAACAGTGTTCCCATGTTTCTCAATGCTGTACAGTCTGATCTTTTTAATCAGCAAACTGTAACAAATGTCATAACATAA
- the LOC105275678 gene encoding tyrosine-protein kinase transmembrane receptor Ror, with amino-acid sequence MYGRRIPRKRGLSSPEKRTNSSVGVSSQQQSNLVVQLLPNRGNFEIVGCRHQPHICGTEAACRSFPNNTSKCVCPHDLSPPTPDLRCPNRVIVPLTPRPIHNIIPPSNNNSTNTTNIASGLPEAEQVEGLRQKVPEIVGIAIALIAVIVFLFGIVYGIKRRSYNVKSQRDSTDESSVSLKKEISLMPKCTANPQYFEDSPSEILIIKREDLTFLRDIGEGCFGKVYKGEWRNEDRKETVAIKVLKVTATREAETDFIREVDAMSTFHHPNILSLKGIVYHNETNRPWMVFEYMPYGDLTKVLRANSPQFSSSRTGLQPLTKDSLYWISIQIASGMTYLSSQRFVHRDLACRNCLVGVGLTVKIADFGMSRDIYTCDYYKIGGSRLLPVRWMSPESVMYGKFTLETDVWSFGVVLWEIFSFGKQPYYGSSNEEVIKFIREKSVLSPPEECPPIIEQIMRECWMYDSTKRIKFPQILKRLHEAQDKLNQQETLPKPPQGPVTVRTPDALDPDGYLLPAPAIPHDYLQTLPSLSDE; translated from the exons ATGTACGGACGAAGAATTCCGCGGAAAAGGGGTCTTTCCTCTCCGGAAAAGCGGACAA ATTCATCGGTAGGCGTGTCCAGTCAACAGCAGTCAAATCTGGTGGTACAATTGCTACCAAACCGTGGAAATTTCGAGATTGTAGGGTGCCGACATCAACCGCACATTTGCGGAACGGAGGCGGCTTGTCGCAGCTTCCCGAATAACACGTCAAAGTGCGTGTGTCCGCACGATTTGTCGCCGCCGACGCCGGATTTAAGATGTCCAAATCGCGTGATCG TTCCTCTAACGCCTCGTCCCATACACAACATCATACCTCCAAGTAACAACAATAGCACGAATACTACGAATATTGCAAGCGGGCTGCCGGAAGCTGAGCAG GTGGAGGGACTGAGGCAAAAGGTACCTGAAATAGTAGGTATAGCTATAGCCCTCATCGCAGTAATAGTGTTTTTATTCGGTATTGTGTATGGTATCAAAAGACGGAGTTATAACGTCAAGTCACAGAGAGATTCCACCGAT GAAAGTTCAGTAAGtttgaaaaaagagatatCATTAATGCCTAAGTGTACAGCCAATCCTCAATATTTCGAGGACTCCCCTTCGGAGATTCTCATTATAAAACGCGAGGACCTCACATTTCTGCGCGATATCGGCGAAGGGTGCTTCGGAAAGGTTTACAAAG gtGAATGGCGCAATGAAGACAGGAAAGAAACCGTCGCTATAAAGGTTTTGAAGGTCACTGCTACGCGCGAGGCCGAAACGGACTTTATCCGAGAAGTGGATGCCATGTCCACGTTCCATCATCCGAATATCTTATCCCTGAAGGGAATAGTATATCATAACGAGACGAATAGGCCATGGATGGTGTTCGAGTATATGCCGTATGGTGATCTCACCAAAGTGCTGCGAGCGAACTCCCCGCAATTCAGTTCGTCGAGGACCGGCTTGCAACCACTGACAAAG GACTCGCTATACTGGATCTCGATCCAGATTGCATCCGGGATGACGTATTTGTCGTCGCAAAGATTCGTACACCGTGATCTAGCGTGTCGGAATTGCCTGGTAGGCGTAGGTTTGACAGTGAAGATCGCCGATTTCGGCATGTCACGGGACATCTACACCTGCGActattataaa ATCGGAGGCTCGCGATTATTGCCAGTCCGATGGATGTCGCCGGAAAGCGTGATGTACGGGAAATTTACTCTGGAGACTGATGTCTGGAGTTTCGGTGTTGTTCTGTGGGAGATTTTCTCGTTCGGGAAGCAGCCCTATTATGGTTCTAGTAACGAGGAG GTCATCAAGTTCATACGTGAGAAATCCGTGCTCAGCCCACCGGAAGAATGTCCACCCATCATCGAGCAAATAATGCGCGAATGCTGGATGTACGATTCGACGAAACGGATTAAGTTTCCCCAAATTCTGAAGAGATTGCACGAGGCACAGGATAAGCTGAACCAACAAGAAACACTACCTAAACCACCCCAGGGACCGGTAACCGTTCGTACACCGGACGCTTTGGATCCAGACGGCTACTTGCTTCCAGCTCCTGCGATTCCTCACGACTATCTGCAAACTCTCCCATCTCTGTCGGACGAATAA
- the LOC105275679 gene encoding importin subunit alpha-4 produces the protein MAADVPMLNKNRMMVFKNKGKDQDEMRRRRNEVTVELRKNKREETLQKRRNVPITDSTDEDDIDKHLTKIGLEDLVANAASSDPAVRLQAVQSARKLLSSDRNPPIDPLIESGILPILVNCLRENNSASLQFEAAWALTNIASGTSVQTQAVVNAGAVPLFMDLLSSNQQNVCEQAVWALGNIIGDGPVPRDYVIQLGVVTPLLTFIKPDIPITFLRNVTWVIVNLCRNKDPPPPVETIKDILPALNVLIHHNDINILVDTVWALSYLTDGGNEQIQMVIDSGVVPRLIPLLSHKEVKVQTVALRAIGNIVTGTDEQTQIVLNCDALSHFPNLLTHPKEKICKEAVWFLSNITAGNQSQVQAVIDAGLLPLIIRNLAKGEFQTQKEAAWAISNLTISGNRDQVARLIQEGVIAPFCDLLSCKDTQVVQVVLDGIHNMLKLAGQQVEQLANMIEECSGLDKIEALQNHENVEIYKLAYDIIEQYFSEEADDTPLTSHEGAFEFDQTNSIPSGGFKF, from the exons ATGGCGGCCGACGTCCCGATGCTAAATAAGAACCGAATGATGGTGTTTAAGAACAAGGGCAAGGATCAGGAC gAGATGAGAAGAAGACGCAATGAAGTGACAGTAgaattacgtaaaaataaacgGGAAGAGACTTtacagaaaagaagaaatgtacCTATAACAGATTCAACAG ATGAAGATGACATTGATAAACATCTGACAAAGATTGGTTTGGAGGACCTAGTAGCAAACGCAGCTAGTTCTGATCCAGCAGTACGATTACAAGCTGTACAGTCggcaagaaaattattatcttcagATCGTAATCCACCTATTGATCCATTAATAGAAAGCGGTATTTTACCAATCTTAGTTAATTGTCTTCGTGAAAACAACAG tGCATCTTTGCAATTTGAAGCAGCCTGGGCTTTAACAAATATTGCAAGTGGAACATCAGTTCAAACACAGGCTGTAGTTAATGCTGGTGCAGTTCCACTTTTCATGGATTTGTTGTCTTCAAATCAACAAAATGTATGTGAACAAGCTGTGTGGGCCTTAG GTAACATTATTGGGGACGGTCCAGTACCTAGGGACTATGTTATCCAGCTTGGTGTTGTGACACCGTTGCTAACGTTTATTAAGCCAGATATACCCATTACATTTCTACGTAATGTAACTTGGGTTATTGTAAACTTATGTAGAAATAAAGATCCACCGCCACCGGTCGAAACCATAAAGGATATTTTGCCTGCTCTGAATGTGCTTATTCATCACAATGATATTAAT ATTCTTGTTGACACGGTGTGGGCCTTGAGCTACTTGACTGACGGTGGCAACGAACAAATTCAAATGGTTATAGATAGCGGTGTCGTACCTCGTTTAATACCGCTTTTATCGCACAAAGAAGTCAAAGTGCAGACCGTTGCCTTGAGAGCGATTGGAAATATCGTGACCGGCACGGACGAGCAGACGCAAATCGTCTTGAATTGCGACGCCCTCTCGCACTTCCCCAATCTGTTGACTCATCCGAAAGAGAAAATCTGTAAAGAGGCGGTATGGTTTCTGTCAAACATTACCGCTGGCAATCAGTCGCAGGTCCAAGCTGTTATAGATGCCGGACTTCTACCACTTATTATCCGTAATTTAGCAAAA GGAGAATTTCAAACACAAAAAGAAGCTGCATGGGCAATTAGTAATCTTACAATAAGTGGTAATAGAGATCAGGTTGCACGACTTATACAGGAAGGAGTGATCGCTCCATTCTGCGATCTTTTGTCTTGTAAAGATACTCAAGTTGTACAGGTGGTGTTGGACGGTATACATAATATGCTGAAACTTGCTGGACAACAAGTTGAGCAATTGGCGAACATGATTGAAGAATGCTCCG GCTTGGACAAGATTGAGGCGTTGCAAAATCATGAGAATGTAGAAATCTACAAATTAGCGTACGACATCATCGAACAATACTTTTCGGAGGAG GCGGATGATACACCACTGACATCGCACGAAGGAGCTTTCGAATTCGATCAGACGAATAGTATTCCGAGCGGAGGTTTCAAATTCTGA